From the Candidatus Binataceae bacterium genome, the window GGCGGTGTGCGCGATCGACGGCTCGCCGATGCTGCGCGGGAGTGGAATCGTCGTTACCCGTAACCCCTAAGCGGGACGCGAGTCGTGCTCCCCTCAGGTCGAGCGCGGGCGCGAACGCGCTCGCCGCTGATCGGGAAATCGCAAATTCGCGGAGGCGCTAGTGGGCCGCCGCCTCACGCACCAGGAGCACCTGCGGACCGCCGGCGAAGTAGCGCTGGACGGTGCCGCCGACGTATTCCCACCCGCCGTTCGGGCCGCGGTCGAACCAAACGTCGCGATGGGGTACCAGGCCCTCGACCAGCGAACCCAGCCATCCCAGCTCCGCCGTCACGTCAACCTGCGCCAGTCGGCTCGACGGATAGAAGCGCCAGCTCCGGCCCTCGGCAGGCGGATCCGCAGTCACTGCGACCACGGTTGGCCCGGGCGCGCAATCAAAGAAATGGAAGCCCATCGCGCGTATCCCGCGGCGTAGCGCGTGTTCCAGCGCGACCACCGCGCTCGCGCCGGCGTAGGTGTCGGGCGCGAATTCCATGCGCCGATTCATCGTGCGCTCGCGGCCATTCTCGTAGCTGATACAGACGGCGCTGCCCGCTCCCAGGTCCGCGCGGCTTGCGTACTTGCGCGAACCGTCGGCGTTGAAGAAGGCGCGTTCGAATCTTACCAGGGTCGGAAGCTCGCCGCTGGTGGGGATCTTGATGACGTCATGCTCGACGTCGCGCTCGCCGTCGAGGTAGCGGTTTTCTCCGATTACGACCGCACCGTCGGGCGCCGGGCGCACGTGGTACACGGCATGGCCCAGCACCTGCTGGCCGTCGGAGCTCAGAATCTTGAACATTTGCGGCTCGGCACTGACGGCCACCTGGGTGTCAGCGAAGCCGACGCCGCCCGCCAAAAGCGCGGCGGCGAACAAGGCAAACATGACGAATCCACGAGCCTTTGCAGGAAGCGAACTAATGTCCCGCACAAAGTCCTCCTGTAAACCGGACATCAAAATTTAACCATGAATCGATCCTACGCCACAGGGGGGTTGACCGCCTCGCCACACTGCTAGCGAAGCGTGGTCAGCCGCTCAATCGCTGAGAATTTCACAGCACGCAGCCTGGAGGCGGACGCCCTCCGTCACGCCTCGGCCAGCGGAGCGGTCCACGCGTCGTAGCCGTAAACCCACGACGGGTCGGTGTGATGGCGCATCCAGGTGTTGAGCCGCGACGTGAGCTGGATCTTCGAGGTCCGCTCGCTCCGGCTGCGTTCGTAGCGCCTGAGTGCCGGCGCAACGCCGTCGGCATCGACGCCGTCAAGACAGCGCGAGAGGACGGCGGCGTCCTCAACCGCCATAGCCGCACCCTGCGCCATGTACGGCGTCATCGGATGGCACGCGTCGCCGAGCAGGACGACCCTGCCCTCGCCCCATCGCGGCAGCGGGTCGCGCTCGACCAGCGCCCACTTGTGCACTTCCGGACAGGCCGCGAGCACCGCCTGGACCTGCGGATGGAACCCGGCATAAGCCTCGCGCAGCATCCCCAGGTCGCCCTTCATCGACCATGACTCGACCTCGAAGTCGGGCTCGGGCGTGCTGGTGACGAAATAGATCTCTTCGCGGCGGGGCCTGACGTAGTAGATTACGATATGGCGATCGGGGCCCCACCACTTGGTGCTGTCGTCAACCTCCAGCTCGCCTAATCGCGCCGCGGGATATGTCGTGCGATAGGCGACGCGCCCGGTGAAACGCGGCTTCTCGGGGCCGAGCAGAATCTCGCGCACCAACGAATGAACGCCGTCGGCGCCGATTACGGCGTCGGCCTGCGCACGCCCGCCGTCGGCGAAAGTCAGGGTGACCCGGTCGCCGCGCTGGTCGAGTCCGACCAGCCGCTTGCCGAGCTGAATGATTTCGGCGGGCACGATCGACGCGAGCACGTCGCGGAGGTCGCCGCGATGGAGCAGCAGATGGGGCGCGCCGAAGCGCTCCTCGATTTCGCCTCCCAGCGGGTACGCGTTGGTGATCGCGCCGGTATCCCACTCGCGATTGAGCGAGGTGTGCGGGTAGAAGGCCGCCCGCCGCAGACGGTCTTCGAGTCCGAGGCCACGCAGCACCTTGACCGCGTTGGGGCTCTGCTGGATTCCCGCGCCGACGCGCGCAAAGCGGCCTGCCTGCTCGTAGATCCGGACCTCGATCCCGACGCGGCGCAGCGCGCCGGCCGCGGCGAGGCCGCCGATTCCGGCGCCGACTATCGCTACCTCGAGTTTGCGCTTCGCCATCGACCAACCGCTCCCGTCAGGTCGGCCGGCGTGTGCCGTATGGTGCGGCGCATGCCGCAGTCCCTATAGCGCGCAGGCTCTAAACACTTCGAGGAATCACGGGCCGGCCGCGGCGAGTGCAAGAAAGTCGGCGAGATGGATCACCCGCACGCGCGAGCCGCGCCGGCGGAGCTCGGCGGCTATCTGGAATTCGCATCCGGGATTGCCAAGCACGACGAAATCGGCGCCGGTCGCCTCGATATTGTCGGCCTTGCGCCGCGCCAGCTCGTGCGCCATCGCAGGTTCGAGCAGGTTGTAGCTTCCGGCAGAGCCGCAGCACAAATCGGACTCCGCCATCTCGACCACCCGCACGCCCGGGACCGAGCGTAAAAGCTTGCGCGGCGCCTCGCGCACGCCCATCCCGTGCACCAGATGGCACGAGTCATGGTAGGTCACGACGCACTCCAGCTTTCCTACCGCGCCGCCGCGCGCGAGCAATAGCGTGCCGAGGTCGCTGGTACGTGCGGAGACGGCGCGCGCGTCCGCCGCCAGTTCCGGATCGTCCTTCAGCAGTTCGCCGTACGACGCGATCGCCGCGGCGCATCCTGAGGCCGCGCAGACAATCGCCTCGGCGCCGCTCGCCCTGAGCGCGCGCACGTTGCGCCGGGCGAATTCCAGCCCGCGCCGCAGATTGCCGTCATGCAGGTCAAGCGCGCCGCAGCATACCGTGTGCCCGAGCCGCACCACGCGGTAGCCCGCCGCCGCAAGCGCGCGCTCACTGTTGAGGTTCTCTGACGGCGTCAAGACCTGCGCGACGCATCCCTGATGAACCACCGCGCTCGGTGCGTCCGGCTTCGCCGCCGCCGGTGCTTGAGGATAGAGCGGCGCCCCGAACTGGCGCGGCGGGACGAGGTCTATCCACTCGCGCAGTCCGCGCGGCGCAAGCCGGCGCACCACGTCGCGCAGCCCCATCCGCTCGGCGACGCGCAGCGGCCAGAGCAGCGCGCGCAGGCGCGCCGGAAAGGGAAAGATCGCGCGCATCGCTGCGCGACGAAAGCCGTCGCCAAGAGCGCGCTGGTAATTGCGGCCGACGTAGTCGCGCGCGCGCTCCAGCAGCCGCCCGTAATGCACTCCCGAGGGGCAGGCGGTCTCGCATCCGCGGCATCCGAGACAGGCGTCGAAATGGCGCACGACGTCGCGGTCGAGCGCGATCCGCCCTTCGGCGAGCGCCTTCATCAGGTAAACGCGCCCGCGCGGCGAATCCATCTCGGCACGCGTCACGAGGTAGGTCGGGCACGACTCCAGGCACAGCCCACAGTGCACGCAATCGAAGAGCAGGTCGTAATCGACGACGTCGCGCGCCGGCGCGGCGCGAACGGCAGGCGCGCCGGGCTTCACAGGCTGCTCGTCCGCAAGCGCGCGCGCCGCCGCGCTGCTCGATGCGTCCGCCATCAGATGCCCCCGGCGAAGCATCCGGGATTGAAGATTCCCGCAGGGTCAAAAACCGTCTTCATCCGGCGCATCAGCCCGAGCGCGCCGGCGGGCGGCTCGTCAAAGAAGTCCAGATGCGCGCGCAACGCAGGTGCAGCGGCAAGCAGCCGCAGATTGCCGCGCACCGCGTGGGCCGCCGCGCGCCATCGCGCAAGCGCCTTGCGGGCCTCGGCCGGGCTCAAGTCGCCGCCGACGAAGATTTCGGCGACACCGCTTCCCGCATGTGCGCGAAACTCCGCCGCGCACGCCTCGACGCATCGCGCCAGCTCGGCCGGCGGCGTCGCAAGCCGCGCGACCATCGCCGCCGCGCCGCCGGGCGTCGGCGCCAGTTCGAGATCGCGCAGCAGTTCGTAATTCTCGTTGGCGCGCGCGCCTTCGATGAACTCCGCGCCGGATGCGAGCTCGGCGATACGCCCACGCTGGTAAGCTATTTCAGACGGATTACCGGCGAATCCGGTGAGCGTCAGGAACGCACCCGCGTAGCCGAAGCGCGCGGCCGGCGCAGGGCTGAGCACCTCCAGATGGACCAGCGGCAGCGCGTCGTTAAGCGCCGCGGCCGCGGCGAACGCGGCGGCCGTGCTTTTAAACGCCGTCAGGCCCGTCGTGTAGTCTTCGGGAAGCGGCCGCACCTTGAAGGTCGCCTCGTGGATTATGCCCAGCGTGCCGAACGACCCGGTCATCACCTTCATCAAATCATAGCCTGCGACGTTTTTGACCACGCGCCCGCCGCCATGCACGAGGCGACCGCTGTGGCCAACGAAGCGCACGCCGATCAAGAGGTCGCGCGGCGTTCCCTCCGAGAGCCGAAGCGGGCCGCTGTGCGCCGCGCCAAGCAGCGCGCCTACTGCGGCCGCCTGCGGATCGGGCGGATCAAGCGGCAGGCGCTGGCCGTGGGCCGCCAGCCGGGCGTTGAGCGCGCCCAATGCGATTCCCGCCTCGACCGTCACCGTCATGTCCTCGGGCTCGTAGGTCACGATACGGTTCATCCGGGCGAGCGAGACTCCAAGCGCTACTGGTGCGCGGCGGATCTCAGCTAGCGTCCGTGCGGCGCCGAGCGGCGCAAGCGCGATCCGTTCGGCCTCGCAGACGCGCACGACTTCGGCGACCTCGTCAGCGTCGCGCGGCTCGACGATCAGCGCCGCGGCGAGCGCCTCACCTCCGCGCGGCGCACGCACGCGCTCGGCGCCCAGCAGCGAGCGCATCCTACCTTCAACGCGGGAAATCTCGACTTCAGCCACGGACCGACCGGAGGCCTCGGGCCGCATGCTGCCGGCTGTGCGGACGGGTGCGCCTCATCGCTAGAGCGCAACCTGGCGGCGCGGCGCGGCGACCTCCACGCAGGCGCCCGGCTGCGGGATGACCTTGTGGGGATTGGCGCGGCCGGCGGGGTCAAAGACCCGCCGCAGCTCGCTCATCACGAGCAGGTCGTCGGGCGTAAATAGAAGCGGCATCTCCTGCTGCTTCTCCACGCCGATCCCGTGCTCGCCGCTTAAGCTCCCCCCCATCTCGACGCACGCCTTGAGGATTTCGCGGCCGGCCTCGATCGCGCGCCGCACCTGGTCAGGGTCACGCTCGTCGTAGAGCACGATCGGATGGATATTGCCGTCGCCGGCGTGGAAGACGTTGCCGATCGGCAATTTGAAATGGCGGCTTAGGATCGAAATCACGCGCAGGATATCTGGCAGGCGGGTGCGCGGGACCACGCCGTCCTGGGTCGCATAGTTGGGCGCGAGCCGCCCGACCGCGCCAAAGGCGCGCTTGCGGGCCTTCCACAACAGCGCCCGCTCGGCTGCGTCGCGCGCAAGTTTGACTTCCGACGCCCCGCTCTCAGTCAGGAGGTGCGCGACCTGGTCGGCGCGCCTGCCAAGCCCAGCCTCCAGGCCGTCGAGTTCGACGATCAGCACCGCTCCGGCGTCGGGCGGAAAGCCGACCTTGAAGGCGGCCTCGACCGCCTGGATGATAAGCTGGTCCATCATCTCGATCGCGCCGGGGATGATTCCGGCCGCGATGATCGCCGAAACTGCGCGGGTCGCGCCGTCCACGTCGGCGAAGACTGCAAGCAACGTGCGATGTGCTTGGGGCTCGCGCAGCAATCTCAGGGTCGCGCGGGTGACGATTCCTGCGGTGCCCTCGGCGCCGACGACCGCGCCGACCAAATCGTAGCCGCAGCGCTCCTCGGTCGGCCCGCCCAGCTCGACCACTTGGCCGCCCGCCAGCACCAGCTCGACGCCGAGCACGTGGTTGGTGGTGACGCCGTACTTCAGCGTATGCGGCCCGCCGGAATTCTCGGCGATATTGCCGCCGATCGTGCAGGCCGCCTGCGAGGAGGGATCGGGCGCGTAGAAGTAGCCGGCGGCGGCGACCGCGTTGGTCACATTGAGGTTGACCACGCCGCTTTCGACCTCGGCGCGCCGGTTGGCGAGGTCGATGGCGACGATCCGGTTCATCCGCGACGTGCAGACCATCACAGGCGCCCCCAGCGGAAGACATCCGCCGGAAAGCCCGGTGCCCGCGCCGCGTGGCACGAAGGCAAGTCCCCGGCGGTCGAGCGCGGCGAGCACGCGGCTTACCTGCGCGGTCGTGCGCGGGAGCACCAGCAGGTCGGGCGCGTTCTTCGCGATCGTCCAGCCGTCGCACTCATAGACGCTGAGCTCGCTTGCGCGCGAGACGACACCGTCGGCGCCGACTATCGCGGTAAGCTCGTCGGCGAGCGACGCGGCGGACTGGGCGGCCTGGATAGCGGCGTCCTCCACGGCCAGCCACTTTAGCACGACCGGCGCATCGGCATGTTACGGAAGACGACCTTCAACGTCGCGAGCGCTTTTGCGGGGCGAGCAGGTAGTTGATAATGAACGCAATCCGTGCCGGTGTGACGCGGACGACCGTGACGCGCACCGGCGCTTCGAAAGGGAAAACTGCGTTGGCCAATCAGTCGTTTCCGGAACTCCAGCCGGCGGCGCGCGTGCTCCTCGGCCCCGGCCCTTCCAATGTCCATCCGCGGGTGATGAAGGCGATGCTCTCGCCCGTGGTCGGCCATCTCGACCCCGACTTTGTCAAGGTGATGGAAGAGCTCAAGCGGATGCTGCGCATCGTCTTCCGCACCTGCAACGAGATCACCTTCCCGGTCTCCGGCACCGGCTCGGCCGGGATGGAAGCCGTGCTGGCCAACCTGGTCGAGGAGGGCGACGAGGTCATCGTGGGCGTCGCCGGTGCCTTCGGCACCCGCCTGGCCGACCTCGCCGCGCGCCTCGGCGCCCGGCTCCATCGGGTGGACGCCGAATGGGGCCGAATCGTCGAGCCGGCAAAGATCGAGCAGGCGCTTGCTGCCGCCAAGACGCCCAAGCTGGTCGCGATCGTGCACGCGGAAACCTCCACCGGTGTCCATCAGCCGATCGAGGAGATCTCGAAGATGGCGCACGCGCGTGGCGCGCTGATGGCGGTGGACGCGGTGACGTCGCTGGGATGCGTGCCGCTGGAGATCGACGGCTGGCAGATCGACGCCTGCTATTCCTGCACGCAGAAGGGAATCGGCGCGCCGCCGGGACTGGCGCCGGTGACCTTCAGCGAGCGCGCGATGCAGGCGGTGCGCGCGCGCAAGACACCTTGCCGCTCGTGGTACTTCGACCTCGCGCTGATCGAGAAGTATTGGGGCGCCGAGCGCCTGTACCATCATACCGCGCCGATCACGATGAACTACGCGCTGTACGAGGCGCTGCGGATCGTGATCGAGGAGGGGCTCGACGCGCGCTTCGCGCGCCATCGCGCCAACGCCGCCGCGCTCCAGGCAGGGCTCGCGGCGATGGGCCTCAAGTTCGCCGCTCAAGAAGGCTACCGCCTGCCGCAACTCACCGCAGTCAGCGTGCCCGCCGGGATCGATGACGCCAAGGTGCGCGCGCAGTTGCTCGAACTCTTCAACGTCGAGATCGGCGCCGGACTGGGGCCTTTTCGCGGCAAGGTATGGCGGATCGGCCTGATGGGCGAATCGTCACGGCGCGAGAACGTGATGCTCATCCTCAACGCGCTCGAGACGATCCTCGAATCGATGGGCTACGAGATCGCGCGCGGCAAGTCGCTCGAGGCGGCCGACCGCGCGTTCGACGGCAGCGCCGGGCGCTGATGCTCAGGCCGCCGCCGAGGCGGGTTGCTCATCCGCGTTCTCGAGCGCGGTCTCGCGGATCACGCGCAGGAGCGTCGCCCGCTTGAGCGGCTTGCCGAGATGCGAGTCGCATCCCGCCTCCTCCGCCTTGCGCACGGTTTCGTCGAAGGCCGAAGCCGTCAGCGCAATGATCGGGGTATGGCGCGCGCCGCTCTCGCGCTCCCACTGCCGGATCTGGCGCACCGCCGAGTAACCGTCCATCACCGGCATCTGGATGTCCATCAGGACCAGGTCGTAGCGCCGGCTCTTGAGCTTTTCCACGGCGACCTGTCCGTTTTCCGCCTCATCCAGGCCATAGCCGGTCTTGCCGAGGTAGGCGCGGATGAGCAGGCGGTTGTCCACCGAATCGTCGGCGAGCAGGATGCGGCAGGGCGGATCGGCGGGCTTGGCTGGAGCAGCGCCATCGAGGACCGGCGGCACGATTGTGGCGGCCGGTTCCTGCACTGCGGAGGCCAGCGCGTGCGCTGTCCCGGCGGCGGCCGGCTTAACGACGTTCCCGTCATCCCGCGCCTTAGTCGCGCCGTCGGCGGGGCGTTTGCTGCTCACGGCGAGGGCGGCGGCCAGAAGGTCGGAGCGCTTGAGCGGCTTGACCACGTAGTGTTCGAGGCCAATCTCGCGCAGGCGCGCGAAGCCCGCGGAAAGCTCGTGCGCGCCAAGAACGGCGACAATTGGAACGGCCGAACGCTGCCTGCGCGTGCCCAGCCGGCAGGCCAATTCGAAACCGCCGGCCTCGGGGCGAGAAAAATCAACGATCGCGAGCTGGAAGCCGCCGGACGCGGTCCGCGCCGCCTGGCCGATAGCTTCGAGCGCCGCGCCCGCGTCGGCGGCCTCAGTCACTTCGGCACCATGCGCGGCGAGGATGTCCCGTGCGGAGAGCCTGCACGTGGGGTTGTGGTCCACCACCAGCACGCGGACGCCCCTGAGTGCGTCGCTGCGGGGCTGAACCGCGGCGTCGCTGGCCCCCTCGGGCAGCGCGAAGCGGGCCGTGAAATAGAACGTGCTGCCCTTGCCGACTTCGCTTTCGACCCACACCCGCCCGTCCATCAAGCGCACCAGGCGCTCGACGATCGCCAGCCCCAAGCCGCTGCCGCCGTACTTGCGGGTGGTCGAGGAGTCGGCCTGCGCAAAAGGCGAGAAGATGCTTTCGAGCTTGTCGGCCGGGATGCCGATGCCGGTGTCGCGCACCGCAAAGCGCAGCGCGCCCCCCGCCTCGCTGTCGCGGTCGCGCTCGACCGTGACCACGATCTCGCCGCGCTCGGTGAACTTGAGCGCATTGCCCACCAGGTTGGTGAGCACCTGGTTGAGGCGCAGCGAATCGCCCAGCACCGTGGCCGGAACGTCAGGCGCCACCCGCACCACCAGGTCGACCTTGCCTTCATTGGCGCGGATCGCGAGCGTGTCGGCGACGCGTTCGGCCACCTCGGCCGGATCGAAGGGGGTTTCTTCGAGGCTGAGCTGGCCGCTTTCGACGCGGGTGAGGTCGAGGATGCTGTTGAGGAGCTCGAGCAGGGTGGCGCCGTTCTTGACGACGCGCTCGACGAAATGGCGCTGCTCGGGGACCAGCGGCGTTTCGGCGAGGAGATCGGCCGAGCCGAGGATAACGTTGAGCGGGGTGCGGATCTCATGCGACATGCAGGAGAGAAACTGGGTCTTGGCCTCGGAAGCAGCCAGCGCGGCCTCGCGCGCGGCGACGAGTTCCTCGTGCGCCTTGTGCAGCTGGGTCACATCGCGCAGCGCGCTGATCACGCAATCCTGGCCGTTGATCCGCGCCTGCACCGAGGAGATCAGGGCGTTGACCGGCTCCCCGTCGCGCATCCGGAAATTGCCCTCGACGTTGCGCACGAAACCGGCCGCCCTGATTGCGGCCGAGAGCATCTTGACCTGTTCTGGGTCAACCCAGAGGTCGAGCTCCGAGGGCTTGCGGCCGATGACTTCCTCGCGGCTGTAACCAGTGCGGTCAACGAACTCCTGATTGACGTCGAGGATCCTGCCATCGGCCACCGCAGTGATCACGATCACGTCGGAGCTGGTTTCGAAGACGCGGCGGAACTTTTCCTCGCTCTCGCTCAGCTGCGCCTCGCGCTCGCGCAACGACTGGTACTGCTGGGTGCGTTCGCGGTAGCGCACACCGAACGCCGTCGCGCATTGCGCAAGGCACGCCGCGGTTACCAGGCCGAGCCAATGATAGAGCGCGTTTGGGTCGGGATTGTGCGCCAACACCGTATTGGCACCCAGTGCAAGTACGCTCACGCAGCCCATCGCGAACTGCCAGCGCGCTTCCCACGGCACCAGCAGCGCGGTGCCCAGCATGATGAGCAGGAGCGAAACGAACAGCGCCTCGTGGCGACCGCCGGGGGTTGCGATGCTGAGCACGGTGGAGCTCAGGATGATCATCGAGCACAGGCTGAACAGCGCCGCCCGCCAATGATCGTGAAAGCGCCGCGTCCAGCTCAGGCTCAGGCCGATCAGGGCGGCGGTGAAATTGAACAGATGGAACCCGGTCAGCAGCAACGGGTCGACGCCGCCCGCGCCCTCCAGCCGTAACTCGGAGATAATGAAGAGTGGCTGCGAGACGAGAATGATCGCGATCCCGACCCGCGCCAGCAACACGGCCCAGGCGTTGTCCGCCAGTGTGTGTTTCAGGTTAGAGTCCACCCCAGCGTCGTGGCCGTCCATGGTGTTGGCGTGAAAGGGCAGAGAAATCCGGCGCATGGCGGGCTCCTGGTCCGTCAATCGAGGCTTTGAGCAACGGGCGTGCCCGGAAAAAGATCCGCGAAAATAGTGGGGAAATAGGTCTCTAGGCGACCAAAAGGTTGCTAAGTCGCATCAAAAGCCTTTGCAAACACGCAACATTAGGCTAAAAAGAATTCTGCATAGATAACGTTTCAGGCCAAGGAAACCTGAAAGCACGCCGTGCAACTACGTCTTCAAACCACGCCCACCGAGCGACGCGAATTCGCCGAGTGCCTGGCGCGCGCGCGCGCCTCCAAGGGCCTCGGCTTCAGCGAAACTCCGCTGTCGGTGCTCGGTGAAATTCACCTGACTTACGGCCAGGTTTGGGCGCTGTTTGACGAAGAAGGCATGGAGCCGGACCAGATGCTCGGCGGCTTCATCATTCATAACCTGGCGATGTTTCCACAAAGTTATCCGCGCCCCGACCTCAGCTACTTGGCGCCCGAAAGCGTGGTCGAGTGCGGCGAGCTGTGGGCGCTGGCGCCGGGCGCGGCGCGAATCGCGCGCCACGCGGGCTTTATCCTTGGGGGTTTGATCAATGCTCGCGCGATCCTCGCCTATGTAATGATCAAGCCGCGTGACACTTCTTTCCTGTACAAGAACTTCTCCCGCGTCGGCGACCCGATCAATTCGCAATATACCCGGGCGCTGGACGGCAGCGAGGTGTGGGCCCAGCCGATGGTGCTCGAAGGCCTGGCGCTCGAGATGACGGTGCAGGTCGCAACCGCCGTAAGCTACGAGTCCTTCGACGGCCGCTGCCTGCAATTCCGCAACCCGTTCCCGATCGTGCCAAGAATCAACCGTCGCATTCCGCGCCAAATTCCCGGCTTGGAAGGCCTGCGCGCGAGCGGCCGCGTCCTCCAAGTCCGCCGCTAACCCCGCACGCCGCGTTCGCTCGGTCCGCTGCCGCGAGCCCTGTGCGCAGCCGACGAGCATGCGTCGCACTGCGCTAGAACGGCTTGAGCACCGCGAGCGCTAGAATCGCCAGCAGGAGCAGGCTGACGATCCCGTGCGCGATCTTGAATTCCCGCGCCGAGGCGGCAGCCGGATCGTTTTCGAGTTTCATGATGCGGCGGTAGAGCCGGTAGTGAAGGTAGAGCAACACGGCGACCAGCAGCAGCTTGACGTGCAGCCAGCCCATCATCAGGGCGTCCGGTTCGAGCAGCATCAGCAGAATCCCGAAGAAGACCGTCGCCGCCGCGCCGATATTGCACGCCACCTGGAATAGCCGGCGCGAGATGAGGATGATTCGCTCGCGTGCCGCGCCGACCTCCTCGCTCACCAGCGAGAGCATCGACTCGATCAGCAGCAGACTGCCCACCCAGATGATGACGCCGAAGAGGTGGAACACGATCACCCATCCGATGAGCCCTTTGACGACCATCGCGCCGCTCCTCTCTCAAACCGCTCGACTATGGCCCATCCCAAGCGCAAGCGCCATCGCCACGGCCGCCACCACGGCGGCGCCCCGATAAGGCGCCGCCGGCCCCATCGCCTGGTACAGGACTCCCCCCGCCAGCGGCCCCACGATGCGCGCGAGCGACAGCACCGACTGGTTCAGCCCCAACGCTTCGCCCTGAAGCTCGCGGCCGGTGCGGCGCGAGATAAGCGCGGCGGCCGCGGTGCTGCCGAATCCGTAGCCGAACGCGATCAGCACCAGCATCGCATAGAGCGCCGTGTGCGAAGGCCAGCTTCCGAACGGGGCGAGCCCCGCGGCAAGCAACGCTGCGCCTGCAGCCAGGAGAATCGATTCGCCGGTGCGCGGTGCCAGTTTGCCGATCAGGTAGCCCTGCGCAAACGCCTGCGTCAGGCCCGCGAAGGCCAACAACCCGCCGACGCCCGCCGCCGCATAGCCGTAAACGGCCGGCACCGTCAGCGCGAACGTCGCCTCCAGCGCGGCAATCGCGAATGTCAGCAGAAAGGCGACCGCCAGCAAGGGCGCGATGGCGCGATGGCGTTGGAGACTGCGCAAAAGCGGCGGCCGCCATCCTGCCACAGCTCGGTGCGGCTGCGGGTGTCTGTCCTGCCAATGCGATTCAGGCAGGCGCACCGCCGCAAAGATCAAGTTGGCAAACGTCAACGCAGCGGCGAACAGCACGGGGCGGCGCAGACTGCTTGCGCCAAGCAGACCGCCCAGCGCGGGCCCGAGCACGAAGCCCAACCCGAACGCCGCGCCGATCATTCCCATCGCATGCGCACGCTTCGCCTCCTCGGTAGTGTCGGCGACGTAGGCCTGCGCGGTCGAAATCG encodes:
- a CDS encoding response regulator; this translates as MRRISLPFHANTMDGHDAGVDSNLKHTLADNAWAVLLARVGIAIILVSQPLFIISELRLEGAGGVDPLLLTGFHLFNFTAALIGLSLSWTRRFHDHWRAALFSLCSMIILSSTVLSIATPGGRHEALFVSLLLIMLGTALLVPWEARWQFAMGCVSVLALGANTVLAHNPDPNALYHWLGLVTAACLAQCATAFGVRYRERTQQYQSLREREAQLSESEEKFRRVFETSSDVIVITAVADGRILDVNQEFVDRTGYSREEVIGRKPSELDLWVDPEQVKMLSAAIRAAGFVRNVEGNFRMRDGEPVNALISSVQARINGQDCVISALRDVTQLHKAHEELVAAREAALAASEAKTQFLSCMSHEIRTPLNVILGSADLLAETPLVPEQRHFVERVVKNGATLLELLNSILDLTRVESGQLSLEETPFDPAEVAERVADTLAIRANEGKVDLVVRVAPDVPATVLGDSLRLNQVLTNLVGNALKFTERGEIVVTVERDRDSEAGGALRFAVRDTGIGIPADKLESIFSPFAQADSSTTRKYGGSGLGLAIVERLVRLMDGRVWVESEVGKGSTFYFTARFALPEGASDAAVQPRSDALRGVRVLVVDHNPTCRLSARDILAAHGAEVTEAADAGAALEAIGQAARTASGGFQLAIVDFSRPEAGGFELACRLGTRRQRSAVPIVAVLGAHELSAGFARLREIGLEHYVVKPLKRSDLLAAALAVSSKRPADGATKARDDGNVVKPAAAGTAHALASAVQEPAATIVPPVLDGAAPAKPADPPCRILLADDSVDNRLLIRAYLGKTGYGLDEAENGQVAVEKLKSRRYDLVLMDIQMPVMDGYSAVRQIRQWERESGARHTPIIALTASAFDETVRKAEEAGCDSHLGKPLKRATLLRVIRETALENADEQPASAAA
- a CDS encoding CopD family protein, producing MVVKGLIGWVIVFHLFGVIIWVGSLLLIESMLSLVSEEVGAARERIILISRRLFQVACNIGAAATVFFGILLMLLEPDALMMGWLHVKLLLVAVLLYLHYRLYRRIMKLENDPAAASAREFKIAHGIVSLLLLAILALAVLKPF
- a CDS encoding MFS transporter, with translation MEIPQASPPAASAATPGRAARLVLFITVFLDLLGFGIVIPFLPMYAERLGVGAGAIGLILAAYSAMQFICAPLLGRLSDRIGRRPVIMVGLFGSSLSYAIYAFADSFAGLLISRAVHGACAATISTAQAYVADTTEEAKRAHAMGMIGAAFGLGFVLGPALGGLLGASSLRRPVLFAAALTFANLIFAAVRLPESHWQDRHPQPHRAVAGWRPPLLRSLQRHRAIAPLLAVAFLLTFAIAALEATFALTVPAVYGYAAAGVGGLLAFAGLTQAFAQGYLIGKLAPRTGESILLAAGAALLAAGLAPFGSWPSHTALYAMLVLIAFGYGFGSTAAAALISRRTGRELQGEALGLNQSVLSLARIVGPLAGGVLYQAMGPAAPYRGAAVVAAVAMALALGMGHSRAV